The proteins below are encoded in one region of Firmicutes bacterium CAG:345:
- a CDS encoding transcription antitermination factor NusB (product inferred by homology to UniProt), translating into MTQTELREKVIFAIYDMLLGGDSHQEKDPKTTICGIFEADYEEIPLYCRELFIKSLINKDEIIKKIEPNLNRWTFNRLNYVIQAMLIASYTERNILKGADKKVIINEAVNFAKKYADNLDYKFVNAVLDKVLI; encoded by the coding sequence ATGACACAAACAGAACTTAGAGAAAAAGTAATATTTGCTATCTACGATATGCTTCTAGGCGGAGATAGTCATCAAGAAAAAGACCCTAAAACTACAATATGTGGTATATTCGAAGCAGATTATGAAGAAATTCCTTTGTATTGCCGGGAATTATTTATTAAATCATTAATCAATAAAGATGAAATAATTAAAAAGATCGAACCAAATCTTAATAGATGGACATTTAATAGATTGAATTATGTTATACAGGCAATGCTTATCGCTTCTTATACAGAAAGAAATATTTTAAAAGGTGCCGATAAAAAAGTTATAATTAATGAGGCAGTTAATTTTGCTAAAAAATATGCAGATAATTTAGATTATAAATTTGTCAATGCTGTTTTAGATAAGGTGTTAATTTGA
- a CDS encoding unknown (no significant homology to UniProt), whose product MPKYGTYQQVHDELVRKYRRYALYGVWTGFLSLISLIIFATNYLQGKDALALGAVYNVAVIVGLSITQAIKGPRYLFVIIAGIITLLLGGLFSYLGYKAYKGSRRCLILTIVIYGIDALIFSFTPLISFYDFLPMDYLLTIFVHIAIIAILIYALIKRQEIVNLVKKKKAKVVVKEEKGKKVILSYRKDKDSTEKVDFADDGIVLDSDKSADKEQK is encoded by the coding sequence ATGCCGAAATATGGAACTTATCAACAAGTACATGACGAACTTGTAAGAAAATATCGTCGCTATGCACTCTATGGTGTATGGACTGGCTTTTTATCATTGATTTCTTTGATTATTTTTGCGACAAATTATCTTCAGGGAAAAGATGCATTAGCTTTAGGAGCTGTATATAATGTTGCAGTTATTGTTGGCCTTAGTATAACTCAAGCTATTAAAGGACCACGCTATTTATTTGTAATTATCGCTGGAATAATCACTCTACTTTTAGGAGGACTATTTTCTTATTTAGGTTATAAAGCTTATAAAGGAAGTAGACGATGTTTAATACTAACAATTGTAATTTATGGGATTGATGCTTTGATATTTTCTTTTACACCATTGATTTCTTTTTATGATTTTTTACCGATGGATTATCTTTTAACAATTTTTGTTCATATTGCCATTATTGCTATTCTTATTTATGCACTGATAAAAAGACAAGAAATTGTAAATCTTGTTAAGAAGAAAAAAGCAAAGGTGGTAGTTAAAGAAGAAAAAGGTAAAAAAGTTATTTTAAGTTATCGGAAAGATAAAGATAGTACGGAAAAAGTTGATTTTGCTGATGATGGAATTGTTCTCGATTCCGATAAAAGCGCTGACAAAGAGCAAAAATAA
- a CDS encoding unknown (no significant homology to UniProt), protein MGEYLVNKNSLGKTGLSYKSIGQIAIDAANSVTGVTADEKLSYCRLYGEKIKINLVIKVDENIDRSNKCHEVDEEVRNIIAYTLDIENIELHVSAGK, encoded by the coding sequence ATGGGAGAATATTTAGTTAATAAAAATAGCCTTGGAAAAACAGGATTATCTTATAAATCAATCGGTCAAATTGCAATTGATGCTGCCAATTCAGTAACTGGTGTTACTGCCGATGAAAAATTATCTTATTGCCGTCTTTATGGTGAAAAAATTAAAATCAATTTAGTTATTAAGGTTGATGAAAATATAGATCGTTCTAATAAATGCCATGAAGTCGATGAAGAAGTTCGCAATATTATAGCTTATACTTTAGATATTGAAAATATTGAATTGCATGTTTCGGCCGGAAAATAA
- a CDS encoding putative uncharacterized protein (product inferred by homology to UniProt) codes for MIELNICEIVAQKLGFKVKNVYDSLMLIDQGATVPFVARYRKEVTGGISDVDLNHVIDEYHSLENFISRRNTILKEIESQGKLTEDLKNQIMSADSLSTLEDLYRPYKPKKVTRGSKAKKAGLEPLAEIILNGEEFESVLSSFANVEAGYDTDKKILQGALDIIAENISDEPSFRAYIKKRMYKIGKIESTLADKTKDPKEKFSNYYNKTFEIGKIKPHSFLALNRGRNEEILKVKYIFPDDEIADFIAFKTYKKENKNSEILKETIIDSYERLIKKSVTTDIDNELFSNAEQLSLKTFEKSLYEILMRPPYHANRILGFDPGFHHGCKLAVIDGTGKVLDTAVIYPTITEKAKLSSIKPFVDLLKKYHVEMIALGNGTATRESEDFINMALEQVPNCGYEVISEDGASIYSVTELAKKEFPNFDPNLRSAVSIARRLLDPLSELVKIEPSGLGVGQYQHDITKKLLEEHLENVVINAVNKVGVDVNTASISLLSYISGLSKTLAQNIVDYIKENGKITDRKEFLKIKGFGPKAFENAAGFLRVDGKNPFDKTSVHPESYELAANILKDLNVNYPKEKEKLENVSEKNLLELASKYKVDTIKIKDIIDDLSSPSRDPRGEAMVWKRDAKIRDIKDLVVGTNIEGVVRNITDFGVFVDLGVHVSGLIHISEISKDFVDKEHIHQYVKIGEKVLVKIIGVDIGKERISLSLKQVDKTL; via the coding sequence ATGATAGAACTTAATATTTGTGAAATAGTCGCTCAAAAACTTGGATTTAAGGTTAAAAATGTCTACGACAGTTTAATGCTTATCGACCAAGGTGCAACCGTTCCATTTGTCGCCCGATACAGAAAAGAAGTTACCGGGGGAATAAGCGATGTTGACTTAAATCATGTCATCGATGAATATCATTCTTTAGAAAATTTTATTTCACGCCGCAATACCATTTTGAAAGAGATTGAATCTCAAGGAAAATTAACGGAAGATTTAAAAAATCAAATAATGAGTGCTGATTCTTTATCGACTCTTGAAGATTTATATCGTCCATATAAACCAAAGAAGGTTACCAGGGGCTCGAAAGCAAAAAAAGCTGGATTAGAACCTCTTGCTGAAATAATTTTAAATGGTGAAGAATTTGAAAGCGTACTTTCTTCATTTGCTAATGTTGAAGCAGGATACGATACTGATAAGAAAATTTTACAAGGTGCTTTGGACATTATTGCTGAAAATATATCTGATGAACCTTCCTTCCGCGCTTATATTAAAAAAAGAATGTACAAAATTGGCAAAATCGAATCAACTTTAGCCGATAAAACCAAAGATCCGAAAGAAAAGTTTTCTAATTATTATAATAAAACATTTGAAATTGGAAAAATTAAGCCACATAGTTTTTTAGCATTAAATCGCGGTAGAAATGAAGAAATTCTCAAAGTTAAATATATTTTTCCAGATGATGAAATAGCAGATTTTATCGCTTTTAAAACCTATAAAAAAGAGAATAAGAATTCTGAGATTTTAAAAGAAACTATAATCGATAGTTATGAAAGATTGATAAAAAAATCTGTTACAACTGATATAGATAATGAATTGTTTTCTAATGCTGAACAATTGTCTTTAAAAACTTTTGAAAAATCTTTATATGAAATTTTGATGAGACCGCCTTATCATGCTAATCGCATTTTAGGTTTTGATCCTGGATTCCATCATGGTTGCAAATTAGCGGTAATCGATGGAACAGGTAAAGTTCTTGATACAGCAGTTATATATCCAACAATTACGGAAAAAGCAAAATTATCTTCAATAAAACCTTTTGTTGATCTATTAAAAAAATATCATGTAGAAATGATAGCTTTAGGTAACGGGACAGCAACAAGAGAGAGCGAAGATTTTATCAATATGGCTTTGGAACAAGTTCCAAATTGTGGATATGAAGTTATAAGTGAAGATGGGGCTTCTATTTATTCGGTAACTGAACTCGCAAAGAAAGAATTCCCAAATTTTGATCCTAATTTAAGATCAGCGGTTTCTATTGCTAGACGTCTTTTAGATCCGCTTTCTGAACTTGTTAAAATAGAACCATCAGGTCTTGGTGTAGGACAATATCAACACGATATAACTAAAAAATTATTAGAAGAACATCTTGAAAATGTTGTCATCAATGCTGTTAATAAAGTTGGTGTTGATGTCAATACTGCTTCAATTTCTTTATTATCTTATATTTCTGGTTTAAGCAAAACTCTTGCACAAAATATTGTTGATTATATTAAAGAAAATGGCAAGATAACTGATAGAAAAGAATTTTTGAAAATTAAAGGTTTTGGACCAAAAGCCTTTGAAAATGCTGCTGGCTTTTTAAGGGTTGATGGAAAAAATCCATTTGATAAAACTTCTGTTCACCCTGAAAGCTATGAATTAGCAGCAAATATTTTGAAAGATTTAAATGTTAATTACCCAAAAGAAAAAGAAAAATTGGAAAATGTGTCTGAAAAAAATCTTCTTGAATTAGCAAGCAAATATAAGGTTGACACAATTAAAATTAAAGATATTATCGATGATCTTTCTTCTCCTTCGCGCGACCCACGTGGCGAGGCGATGGTTTGGAAAAGAGATGCGAAAATACGCGATATCAAAGATTTAGTTGTTGGAACTAATATTGAAGGTGTAGTTAGAAATATTACAGATTTTGGAGTTTTTGTTGACTTAGGAGTCCATGTATCAGGACTTATTCATATTTCAGAAATTTCAAAGGATTTTGTCGATAAGGAACATATTCATCAATATGTGAAAATTGGTGAAAAAGTTTTGGTTAAAATCATTGGAGTTGATATCGGTAAAGAAAGAATTTCCTTGTCATTGAAACAAGTTGATAAAACTTTGTAG
- a CDS encoding unknown (no significant homology to UniProt): MRKNWYLSFFVILILTGCTGDIENNAFAEDIKKVKEKSIEALTDLYFSIDYDKKNDDLWLIKFHSPKVELLDFKIILIPDFDYEKEQYLNAGYSEKMAFGIESHSGYKTLKAYNFAYVSDKKVDFEIYLSYTYDQKNFEGYIKI, translated from the coding sequence ATGAGAAAAAATTGGTATTTAAGTTTTTTTGTGATACTGATCTTAACAGGGTGCACTGGTGATATTGAAAATAATGCTTTTGCCGAAGACATAAAAAAAGTAAAAGAAAAAAGTATAGAGGCTTTAACAGATTTATATTTTTCCATTGATTACGATAAAAAAAACGATGATTTGTGGCTTATTAAATTTCATTCGCCAAAAGTTGAACTCCTCGATTTTAAAATTATATTAATTCCTGATTTTGATTATGAAAAAGAACAATACTTAAATGCTGGATATTCAGAAAAAATGGCCTTTGGAATTGAAAGTCATAGCGGTTATAAAACTTTAAAAGCATATAACTTTGCCTATGTAAGTGATAAAAAAGTTGACTTTGAAATTTATTTATCATATACATATGACCAAAAGAATTTCGAAGGATATATAAAAATTTAG
- a CDS encoding 6-phosphofructokinase (product inferred by homology to UniProt) codes for MIKKICVLTSGGDAPGMNACLRAIVRSGLVQGLEIYAIKDGYRGLIDDDIEKMTRHSVSDILNRGGTCIGTARLPEFKNPDVQKKGVEILKSHGIDALVAIGGDGTYQGAQALHKWGIHTIGIPGTIDNDVASSDFTIGFDTALNTIVECVDRLRDTSTSHQRCSVIEVMGHFCGDLSAYAGIACGSELTIINEQNISEDEIIENLKVEKAKGKRHAMVIISEKVLDVFALAKRIENEVGFETRAEVLGHMQRGGSPTAFDRVLASRLGDYAVELLLKDISGVAVGIKNGQLTYTPIENALSLPRESLLPLIELGARLK; via the coding sequence ATGATTAAAAAAATTTGTGTTTTAACAAGTGGTGGCGATGCTCCAGGAATGAATGCTTGCTTGAGAGCAATAGTGAGATCAGGTCTTGTTCAAGGACTTGAAATCTACGCTATTAAAGATGGCTACCGCGGTTTAATCGATGATGATATAGAAAAAATGACAAGACATTCTGTCTCTGATATTCTCAATAGAGGTGGAACTTGCATCGGTACTGCTCGTCTCCCTGAATTTAAAAATCCCGATGTACAAAAAAAGGGTGTTGAAATTTTAAAGAGTCACGGAATTGATGCTCTTGTTGCTATCGGTGGCGATGGAACATATCAAGGTGCACAAGCTCTCCATAAATGGGGAATTCATACAATCGGTATTCCAGGTACAATTGATAACGATGTCGCTTCAAGTGATTTCACTATCGGATTTGATACTGCATTAAATACAATTGTTGAATGTGTCGATAGATTAAGAGATACTTCAACTTCTCATCAGCGTTGTTCTGTCATTGAAGTAATGGGTCATTTCTGCGGTGATTTATCTGCTTATGCTGGCATTGCTTGTGGTTCTGAGCTCACTATCATCAATGAACAAAATATCAGTGAAGATGAAATAATCGAAAATTTAAAAGTTGAAAAAGCTAAAGGAAAACGCCATGCTATGGTCATCATTTCTGAAAAGGTATTGGATGTATTCGCCCTTGCAAAAAGAATTGAAAATGAAGTTGGCTTTGAAACTAGAGCAGAAGTCTTAGGTCATATGCAACGTGGTGGCTCTCCAACCGCTTTTGATCGTGTACTCGCTTCCCGTTTAGGTGACTATGCTGTTGAATTATTACTAAAAGACATTTCTGGCGTTGCTGTCGGCATAAAAAATGGTCAATTAACTTATACACCGATAGAAAATGCTCTTTCTTTACCACGTGAAAGTTTACTTCCATTAATCGAACTTGGTGCAAGATTAAAATAA
- a CDS encoding pyruvate kinase (product inferred by homology to UniProt) yields the protein MIEQLIKKTKIVCTIGPASEKKEMLLKLVKAGMNVARLNFSHGTYEEHLKKIIAIREIEKENNIIIPIMLDTKGPEIRTHNFEGGLAKITTGMVIRISMKEILGTATHFSVTFPGLYDDVAIGDRIKLDDGNLTLKVTDKDEKEHEIICVALNHNDIRDKRGVNCPDTHLTLPFVSEQDRNDLIWGCKQHVNYVAASFIRSASDIREIREILDANGGENIQIISKVESTEAVKNLDEIIENSDGLMVARGDLGVEIAPEEVPVVQRTMIEKCKILGKPVITATQMLDSMKHNPNPTRAEVSDVANAVLEGTDAVMLSAESASGEYPEESVTMQQKISAKMETLLNYEQLAEFAFNSSSRNVSAAIANSVADTALLLKAKLIVCFSETGATSRRISRARPICPVIEVSNNVNACYNGVLNWGVYPKLVKKVPQFIEEMEVLAIHLARIHNIPAGSTIIITGGTPVGAGKTNFMKVITLDDNVDEVDL from the coding sequence ATGATTGAACAATTAATTAAAAAAACAAAAATAGTTTGTACCATTGGACCAGCTAGTGAAAAAAAAGAAATGCTTTTAAAGCTTGTTAAAGCTGGCATGAATGTCGCTAGACTGAATTTTTCACATGGAACATACGAAGAACATTTGAAAAAGATAATCGCTATTCGTGAAATTGAAAAAGAAAATAATATCATCATTCCTATAATGTTAGATACCAAAGGCCCAGAAATTCGCACGCATAATTTCGAAGGTGGATTAGCTAAAATTACAACCGGAATGGTCATCAGAATTTCAATGAAAGAAATTCTTGGTACTGCTACACATTTCTCCGTTACTTTCCCAGGTTTATATGATGATGTTGCAATCGGAGACCGCATCAAACTTGATGATGGCAATTTAACATTGAAAGTTACCGATAAAGATGAAAAAGAACATGAAATAATCTGTGTAGCTTTAAACCACAATGATATACGTGATAAACGTGGAGTCAATTGTCCAGATACTCATTTAACTTTACCTTTTGTTTCTGAACAAGATAGAAATGATTTAATTTGGGGATGCAAACAACATGTTAACTATGTTGCAGCTTCATTTATACGCTCTGCAAGCGATATCCGTGAAATACGTGAAATTCTCGATGCTAATGGTGGAGAAAACATTCAAATTATCTCCAAAGTAGAAAGTACAGAAGCGGTAAAAAATCTCGATGAAATTATTGAAAACTCTGATGGATTAATGGTTGCTCGTGGTGACTTAGGTGTTGAGATTGCTCCAGAAGAAGTTCCTGTTGTTCAAAGAACAATGATTGAAAAATGTAAAATTCTCGGAAAGCCGGTCATCACCGCTACCCAAATGCTCGACTCAATGAAACATAATCCTAATCCAACTCGTGCCGAAGTCAGCGATGTCGCTAATGCTGTTTTAGAAGGTACTGATGCTGTTATGCTTTCAGCTGAATCAGCTTCAGGTGAATATCCTGAAGAGTCTGTTACAATGCAGCAAAAAATTTCAGCTAAAATGGAAACATTACTAAATTATGAACAATTAGCCGAATTTGCCTTTAATTCTTCTTCCCGTAATGTCTCAGCAGCTATCGCAAATTCTGTTGCTGATACCGCTCTGCTTTTAAAAGCAAAATTAATTGTCTGTTTCTCAGAAACTGGAGCAACATCAAGACGTATTTCCCGTGCTCGTCCAATCTGCCCAGTAATTGAAGTTAGTAATAATGTTAATGCTTGTTATAATGGTGTTTTAAATTGGGGGGTCTATCCCAAACTCGTTAAAAAAGTTCCACAATTTATTGAAGAAATGGAAGTTTTGGCCATTCATTTAGCACGAATTCATAATATTCCAGCCGGTTCTACAATTATTATTACTGGTGGAACTCCAGTAGGCGCTGGCAAGACTAACTTTATGAAAGTTATCACCCTTGATGATAATGTTGATGAGGTCGACTTATAA
- a CDS encoding glucose kinase (product inferred by homology to UniProt): MKTVVSIDIGGTNLRVGVVDEKLNIINVLREPTTKDDNSLLYNQIKRMLSEVLNTLPEGTSLPKTCGVSACGLVSNNHIDNLVNLHILDFDLKGLLENDFPFLKVYIANDANCAAFSEATLGSAKNYSTSFFMTVSTGIGGCLVYNQELIDLPFEIGHMTISYKGKFHEVERLLSGNGIVNLCSINGLKISNAGEFFKKVKDKDNEVLKVYDEWIKQLGLLIANLQMMFATDCFVLSGGVMKSADIFTADLKEIVNAFLAPYSIKKINFVQAEFGQDAGLMGGASIALASKD, from the coding sequence ATGAAAACAGTAGTCTCAATAGATATCGGTGGCACCAATTTAAGAGTTGGTGTCGTCGATGAAAAATTAAATATTATCAATGTTTTAAGAGAACCAACTACAAAAGATGATAATTCTCTTTTATATAATCAAATTAAAAGGATGCTAAGCGAAGTATTAAATACTTTACCAGAAGGCACTTCTCTCCCAAAAACATGTGGAGTATCTGCATGTGGTTTAGTTAGCAATAATCATATTGATAATCTTGTCAATTTGCATATCCTCGATTTTGATCTTAAAGGACTTCTTGAAAATGATTTTCCTTTTCTTAAAGTTTATATAGCAAATGATGCTAATTGTGCTGCTTTTTCCGAAGCCACACTAGGATCAGCAAAAAATTATAGCACATCATTTTTTATGACAGTTTCAACCGGAATTGGCGGATGCTTAGTATATAATCAAGAACTTATAGATCTACCATTTGAAATCGGTCATATGACAATTTCTTATAAAGGAAAATTTCATGAAGTTGAACGGTTGCTCTCTGGCAACGGAATTGTTAATCTTTGCTCAATCAATGGCTTAAAAATCTCCAATGCTGGTGAATTCTTTAAAAAAGTAAAAGATAAAGATAATGAAGTTTTAAAAGTTTATGATGAATGGATTAAACAATTAGGACTACTCATCGCAAATCTACAAATGATGTTCGCAACTGATTGTTTTGTGCTTTCAGGTGGTGTAATGAAAAGCGCTGATATTTTTACCGCTGATCTAAAAGAAATTGTCAATGCTTTTTTAGCTCCCTACTCAATAAAAAAGATCAATTTTGTCCAAGCAGAATTTGGTCAAGATGCTGGATTGATGGGCGGTGCCAGTATCGCTCTTGCCAGCAAGGATTAA
- a CDS encoding alpha/beta hydrolase fold protein (product inferred by homology to UniProt) yields the protein MHLSKFYLNMVNRRQDYLPYLFYKDVSDFPGLFVEKYFFNSFSGDKISGFCYCYKNPKKIIVFTHGMGAGHKAYLNEIELFCKKGYKVYTFDIKGCGESEGNSIGSLYESLADLDAFLKYYKTINKEKVIVVGHSWGAFASLNILPLHEEIIEKSIIISGFINLKQLIKSYTKFLYPIFYPAIFSYENHLFPQYSKIDIIKYLNNSKIPLLFIHSKNDNMVLFSYSIKFLQKKVKRTNLSFIILNNRKHNPYLTDRAFEYYDKIFTCYRKNKKKFTSLDSKKNYFSKVDFHLMMEDDLKLFDNIFSFLDKN from the coding sequence ATGCATTTAAGTAAATTTTATTTAAATATGGTAAATCGTCGACAAGACTATTTACCATATTTATTTTATAAAGATGTTTCTGATTTTCCTGGTCTTTTCGTTGAAAAATATTTTTTCAATTCTTTTTCAGGTGATAAAATATCCGGATTTTGCTATTGCTATAAAAATCCCAAAAAAATAATAGTATTTACTCATGGAATGGGAGCAGGACATAAAGCCTATCTCAATGAAATAGAACTTTTTTGTAAAAAAGGGTATAAAGTCTATACTTTTGATATAAAAGGTTGTGGGGAATCTGAAGGAAATAGTATCGGCAGTCTTTATGAATCATTAGCCGATCTTGATGCTTTTTTAAAATATTATAAAACTATAAATAAAGAAAAAGTAATTGTTGTAGGACATTCTTGGGGCGCTTTTGCCAGTTTAAATATTCTTCCTCTACATGAAGAAATAATTGAAAAATCAATAATTATCTCCGGTTTTATAAATTTAAAACAGCTGATTAAATCATATACTAAATTCTTATATCCAATATTCTATCCAGCAATTTTCAGTTACGAAAATCATCTTTTCCCTCAATATTCCAAAATAGATATCATCAAATATTTAAATAATTCTAAAATTCCACTGCTTTTCATTCATAGCAAAAATGATAATATGGTACTATTTTCTTATTCAATAAAATTTCTTCAAAAAAAAGTTAAAAGAACAAATCTTTCATTTATCATTTTAAATAATAGAAAACATAATCCATACTTAACTGATAGAGCTTTTGAATACTATGATAAAATCTTTACTTGTTATCGAAAAAACAAGAAAAAATTCACTTCATTAGATTCAAAAAAGAATTATTTTTCAAAAGTTGATTTCCATTTAATGATGGAAGATGATTTAAAATTATTTGATAACATCTTTTCTTTTTTAGATAAAAATTAG
- a CDS encoding aldose 1-epimerase (product inferred by homology to UniProt), translated as MHYNFFNLQNKDCTCEFSADFTSQKVYLFRLFNENINIVVSNFGGSLNSVFVKDKNGQYHDVVLCYDNPDDCNNDDRHFLGLQLGRCANLISKGQFFFKNSVYDLDKNYKGNFYNGGFFPFGHRFFAVEKFTLDEVTFSLLSHDGDQGFPGNLDIEITYHLLENGFEIIYSAISDTDTICNLSTRNFFNLNGEGKSNILNHKLKINADYYLPINETLLPKEYIASVKNTPMDFTNFKRIGKDIYSDFETIKNGNGFTCYYPTDSRYSSSDLNEIIELQGDISGITMKIYTDYPGVFVYTASYVNNLAGKNNHVYNKYDGVAFIPQFFPNAINVPYFEQPVIEKNKRYIKKVRYLFS; from the coding sequence ATGCATTATAATTTTTTTAATTTGCAAAATAAAGATTGCACATGTGAATTTAGTGCTGATTTTACTAGTCAAAAAGTTTATTTATTTCGTCTTTTTAATGAAAATATCAATATTGTAGTTTCAAATTTTGGTGGAAGCCTAAATAGTGTTTTTGTTAAAGATAAAAATGGACAATATCATGATGTTGTCCTATGTTACGATAATCCTGATGACTGCAACAATGATGATCGCCATTTTTTAGGTTTACAGCTTGGGAGATGTGCAAACTTAATAAGCAAGGGTCAATTTTTCTTTAAAAACTCAGTATATGATTTAGACAAAAACTACAAAGGCAATTTTTATAATGGCGGTTTTTTTCCTTTCGGCCATCGTTTTTTTGCAGTTGAAAAATTTACTTTAGATGAAGTTACTTTTTCTTTATTGAGCCATGATGGTGACCAAGGTTTTCCTGGCAATCTCGATATCGAGATTACTTACCATCTGCTAGAAAATGGATTTGAAATAATCTATAGCGCTATAAGTGATACTGATACAATTTGCAACTTATCAACTAGAAATTTTTTCAATTTAAATGGTGAAGGTAAAAGTAACATTTTAAACCATAAATTAAAAATAAATGCTGATTATTATTTACCGATAAATGAAACATTACTTCCAAAAGAATATATAGCAAGTGTCAAAAATACTCCAATGGATTTCACCAACTTTAAAAGAATTGGAAAAGATATTTATTCTGATTTTGAAACAATTAAAAATGGTAATGGATTTACCTGCTATTATCCAACAGATTCTCGATATTCTTCTTCTGATTTAAACGAAATCATCGAATTACAAGGCGATATATCCGGGATTACAATGAAAATTTATACCGATTACCCCGGTGTTTTTGTATATACAGCCAGCTATGTTAATAATCTTGCAGGAAAAAATAATCATGTATATAATAAATATGATGGTGTAGCTTTTATACCTCAGTTTTTTCCTAACGCAATAAATGTTCCTTATTTTGAACAACCAGTGATTGAAAAAAATAAAAGATACATCAAAAAAGTACGCTATTTATTTAGCTAA
- a CDS encoding unknown (no significant homology to UniProt), whose protein sequence is MKNLKGKVTYVINQRIMVLVDGKYYVILNFNGKVKPGDDIEFDVDSSLPMPSYLFAVATINEPELPTALEEIHDHWFGNWKK, encoded by the coding sequence ATGAAAAATCTAAAAGGTAAGGTTACCTATGTAATCAATCAAAGAATAATGGTTCTTGTCGATGGAAAATATTATGTTATTTTAAATTTTAACGGAAAAGTTAAACCTGGAGATGATATAGAATTTGATGTCGATTCTTCTTTGCCTATGCCTTCTTATTTATTTGCTGTTGCAACAATCAACGAACCTGAACTTCCAACTGCTCTAGAAGAAATTCATGACCATTGGTTTGGCAACTGGAAAAAGTAA